A stretch of the Dehalococcoidia bacterium genome encodes the following:
- a CDS encoding phage portal protein → MFRWLSNLFAAAKPARPARGRAVRVIRARYDAAVTNDDNRRHWGNADGLSANAANSAEVRRVLRNRARYEVANNSYARGIVLTLANDVIGTGPRLQMLTDDAEANRRIEQAFAAWSKAVGLADKLRTMRMTRAHDGEAFAILTSNPKLPTPVQLDLRLVEADQVCTPDLLALDANAIDGIVFDTAGNPVEYHVLREHPGETSRRYFLDYDRLPATSVVHWFRPDRPGQARGVPDITPALPLFAQLRRFTLAVLAAAETAADFAGILYTDAPAGGEAEAAEPFEPIELEQRALVTMPGGWKMSQLQAEQPATTYAEFKKEILNEI, encoded by the coding sequence ACCTGTTTGCCGCTGCCAAGCCGGCCCGGCCCGCTCGGGGCCGGGCGGTGCGCGTGATCCGCGCCCGCTACGACGCGGCGGTGACCAACGACGACAACCGCCGGCACTGGGGGAACGCGGACGGACTGTCGGCCAACGCCGCCAACAGCGCCGAAGTGCGGCGCGTGCTGCGGAACCGGGCGCGTTACGAGGTCGCCAACAACAGCTACGCCAGGGGGATCGTGCTGACCCTGGCCAACGACGTGATCGGCACCGGGCCGCGGCTGCAGATGCTCACGGACGACGCCGAGGCCAACCGGCGGATCGAGCAAGCGTTCGCAGCCTGGTCGAAGGCGGTCGGCCTGGCCGACAAGCTGCGCACCATGCGGATGACCCGCGCCCACGACGGCGAGGCGTTCGCCATCCTGACCAGCAACCCGAAGCTGCCGACGCCCGTGCAGCTCGACCTGCGCCTCGTCGAGGCCGACCAGGTCTGCACGCCGGACCTGTTGGCCCTCGACGCCAATGCCATCGACGGGATCGTCTTCGACACGGCCGGCAACCCGGTCGAGTACCACGTGCTCCGGGAGCACCCCGGCGAGACGAGCCGGCGCTACTTCCTCGACTATGACCGGCTACCGGCCACGTCGGTGGTCCACTGGTTCCGGCCCGACCGCCCCGGCCAGGCCCGCGGCGTGCCGGACATCACGCCGGCCCTGCCGCTCTTCGCCCAGCTGCGCCGGTTCACCCTGGCGGTCCTCGCGGCCGCGGAGACGGCCGCTGACTTCGCCGGCATCCTCTACACCGACGCGCCGGCCGGGGGCGAGGCGGAGGCGGCCGAGCCGTTTGAGCCGATCGAGCTGGAGCAGCGGGCGCTGGTGACCATGCCGGGCGGCTGGAAGATGAGCCAGCTGCAGGCCGAGCAGCCGGCAACCACCTACGCCGAGTTCAAGAAGGAGATCCTCAACGAGATC